A window of Leptotrichia wadei contains these coding sequences:
- the gltX gene encoding glutamate--tRNA ligase, translating to MSNSDNKKVRVRIAPSPTGDPHVGTAYIGLFNYVFAKHNGGDFLLRIEDTDRTRFSEDSEQQIFDAMKWLGLNYDEGPDVGGDRGPYRQSERFEIYKEYAKKLVEKGEAYYCFCTPDRLQKLRERQVAMKQAPGYDGHCRNLSKEEVEAKLAAGEPYVIRLKMPYEGETIVNDGLRGEIRFENSKIDDQVLLKSDGFPTYHLANIVDDHLMGITHVIRAEEWISSTPKHIQLYKAFGWDEPKWYHMPLLRNADKTKISKRKNPVSLNYYREEGYLKEGLLNFLALMGWSFGENKEIFTIEEMIENFSFDKISLGGPVFDLVKLGWVNNHHMRLKNLDELTKLAIPYFVKAGYYADENLSDEDYKKLRRIVEITREGSHTLKELPMNSSIYFEDEFELPVIEEGMNSKARKSVKKLRDSLETETGKKAINLFIEKIDALNEEISEDEAKQVLHELQDEIGEGPGAVLMPLRAVVTGKARGADLYTVIAAIGKERTLKRVQNTLEKIK from the coding sequence ATGTCAAACAGTGATAATAAAAAAGTAAGAGTTAGAATAGCACCGTCTCCAACTGGAGATCCACATGTGGGAACTGCCTACATTGGGCTTTTTAATTATGTATTTGCGAAACATAATGGTGGAGATTTTTTATTGAGAATTGAAGATACAGATAGAACTAGATTTTCTGAAGATTCGGAACAACAAATTTTTGATGCGATGAAGTGGCTTGGGCTTAATTATGATGAAGGCCCAGATGTTGGTGGGGATAGAGGTCCTTATAGACAATCAGAAAGATTTGAAATATATAAAGAATATGCCAAAAAACTGGTGGAAAAAGGCGAAGCGTATTACTGTTTCTGTACACCAGATAGATTGCAAAAATTGAGAGAAAGACAAGTGGCGATGAAACAAGCACCTGGATATGACGGTCATTGTAGAAACTTGTCAAAAGAAGAAGTTGAAGCAAAATTGGCAGCTGGTGAGCCTTATGTTATTAGACTTAAAATGCCTTATGAAGGTGAAACAATTGTAAATGATGGATTAAGAGGAGAAATTAGATTTGAGAATAGTAAAATTGATGACCAAGTATTGTTAAAATCTGATGGATTTCCAACTTATCATTTGGCTAATATTGTGGATGATCATTTGATGGGAATTACTCATGTTATAAGAGCAGAAGAATGGATTTCATCTACGCCTAAACATATTCAATTGTACAAAGCGTTTGGTTGGGATGAGCCTAAATGGTATCACATGCCACTTTTGAGAAATGCAGATAAAACTAAAATTTCTAAGAGAAAAAATCCAGTTTCGTTGAATTATTACAGAGAAGAAGGTTATTTGAAAGAAGGACTTCTAAACTTTCTTGCGCTTATGGGATGGAGTTTTGGAGAAAATAAAGAAATTTTTACAATTGAAGAAATGATTGAAAACTTTTCATTTGATAAAATCTCGCTTGGAGGGCCTGTGTTTGACTTGGTTAAATTAGGTTGGGTAAATAATCATCATATGAGATTGAAAAATTTAGACGAATTGACCAAATTAGCAATTCCGTATTTCGTGAAAGCTGGATATTATGCTGACGAAAACTTATCAGATGAAGATTATAAAAAACTGAGAAGAATCGTGGAAATTACGAGAGAAGGTTCACATACATTAAAAGAGTTGCCAATGAATTCTTCAATTTATTTTGAAGATGAATTCGAGCTTCCAGTTATTGAAGAAGGAATGAATAGTAAAGCTAGAAAATCGGTAAAAAAATTGAGAGATTCACTAGAAACTGAAACTGGGAAAAAAGCAATTAATTTGTTTATTGAAAAAATTGATGCTTTAAATGAAGAAATTTCAGAGGATGAAGCGAAACAAGTTTTACATGAATTACAAGATGAAATTGGAGAAGGACCTGGAGCTGTGTTAATGCCACTTAGAGCGGTTGTTACTGGAAAAGCTAGAGGGGCTGATTTATATACAGTAATTGCAGCAATTGGGAAAGAGAGAACTTTGAAGAGAGTGCAAAATACTTTAGAAAAAATTAAATAG
- a CDS encoding helicase HerA domain-containing protein produces MKKETLLESLKEIDSKLVNEVKKQDLFTDIYEVTDFDLLGENFGDIALYKINEITYEEEEKAPRREAFENVLGALRDSFNNFLYIILGTKEKVSIYFGVAKNSYIDSSNSILELQDVGDMILKPSIEGNFRGSKIKEIISDEKEEVLKVIRNQGNKYAYFEGNPGINESEDRSDFQGIDRLIDIMSVGNQGTFGLVIYANPIQKEEIVEIEKDIYKQYNYYNTVHKRSYQLGENQSNNTGESATVGSGTSESTAKGKSSNETSGSSETKTEGSSASDTKGSNESETKGTNYNKATGNTWGNSEGSNKTENTGKSTTTGTSNGSSTSSKSSSTGESAGTSWGTNKNKSEGGSKTITEGSNLSQAKGTSTSRTSGTSLSKATGTSTSKTSGTSENKTIGTTKNNSTTKNSGSSTGTSETENIEIIKKEIHSWISYIDETLLPIIDYGKGKGLFRVNTYIFADNSATLLKLGNTLKSLSSGKKGNKRPLEYYRLDNVKDKKIINNLVNFQMNKIQNDIEKDEFYTVNSIEIGNGFVNDFYSSKELSLIAGLPRKEVNGLKVTKQVEFGLNTTDEKMKEPLELGNLVQSGKILENSEVNIDKKDLNKHIFVAGVTGTGKTTTCQRILLESGMPFLVVEPAKTEYRIMKLSKKTEDMVIFTLGQDNIAPFRLNPFEFFPHESLTSRVDMIKAAIEASFDMEAAIPQLIESTIYECYKDYGWNVNTNKNTKFENPFADDVYAFPTFNDILKKVDAVAEKQGFDERLKKDYIGSIKARLQSLTLGSKGLMLNTPRSIDFVGLLDKKVVLEIEEVKNTGEKSFVMGLIMTNLREALRAKYKENKHFKHITLIEEAHRLLSKFEPGDSVNKKQGVEIFADMLAEVRKYGESLIIADQIPNKLTPEVLKNTNTKIIHKLFAEDDKESVGNTMILEKEQKEFLSSLPTGRAVVFSQGWSKAVQVQIKLLTNTTSDEEVDEQILKNSCINYYRENYRREIFSESNIFDREPTFEEMKTIIEFSRSDLLSSFKNMYAALENFSIRDIRDRSNIFKKANREYVKNIRIATENEKNLLVKYLKEKYFIKKKHKLEEVNRVEELEKNIIEFLSEEITDEKIDVENPLKIKKIWMEKLGKGDE; encoded by the coding sequence ATGAAAAAAGAAACTTTACTAGAAAGTTTAAAAGAAATTGACTCAAAATTAGTAAATGAAGTAAAAAAACAAGATTTGTTTACAGATATTTATGAAGTGACAGATTTTGATTTGTTAGGAGAGAATTTTGGGGATATTGCACTTTATAAAATTAATGAGATTACTTATGAAGAAGAAGAGAAAGCACCGAGAAGAGAGGCTTTTGAGAATGTTTTGGGAGCTTTGAGGGATAGTTTTAATAATTTTTTATACATTATTTTAGGAACGAAAGAAAAAGTTTCGATTTATTTTGGGGTTGCGAAAAACAGTTATATTGATTCGAGTAATAGTATTTTGGAATTGCAAGATGTTGGGGATATGATTTTAAAGCCGAGTATTGAAGGGAATTTTAGAGGAAGTAAGATAAAAGAAATTATTTCTGATGAAAAAGAAGAAGTTTTGAAGGTTATAAGAAATCAAGGGAATAAATATGCATATTTTGAAGGAAATCCTGGAATAAATGAATCTGAAGATAGAAGTGATTTTCAGGGAATTGACAGATTAATTGACATAATGAGCGTGGGAAATCAAGGAACATTTGGACTTGTGATTTATGCTAATCCGATTCAGAAAGAGGAAATTGTAGAGATTGAGAAAGATATTTATAAACAGTATAATTATTATAATACAGTTCATAAGAGAAGTTATCAATTGGGGGAAAATCAAAGTAACAATACTGGGGAGAGTGCTACTGTAGGAAGTGGGACTAGTGAGAGTACAGCAAAAGGTAAAAGTAGTAATGAGACTAGTGGATCTAGTGAGACAAAAACAGAAGGAAGCAGTGCTAGTGATACTAAAGGTTCTAATGAAAGTGAAACAAAAGGAACGAATTATAATAAAGCTACTGGAAATACCTGGGGTAACTCTGAGGGTTCTAACAAAACAGAAAATACAGGTAAAAGTACGACAACAGGAACAAGTAATGGTTCTTCTACAAGTAGTAAATCATCTTCAACAGGGGAAAGTGCTGGAACATCATGGGGAACAAATAAAAATAAATCAGAAGGAGGAAGTAAAACAATCACAGAAGGAAGTAACCTTAGCCAAGCTAAAGGAACATCGACAAGTAGAACATCAGGAACTTCATTGAGTAAAGCTACTGGAACTTCAACTAGCAAAACATCAGGAACTTCGGAAAATAAGACAATTGGAACTACAAAAAATAACAGTACAACTAAAAATAGTGGTTCTAGTACAGGAACATCTGAAACAGAAAATATTGAAATTATAAAAAAAGAAATTCATTCATGGATTTCATACATTGATGAAACTTTATTGCCAATAATTGATTATGGGAAAGGAAAAGGGTTATTTAGAGTAAATACATATATTTTTGCTGATAATTCTGCAACTTTGCTTAAATTGGGAAATACATTGAAATCATTATCTTCTGGGAAAAAAGGGAATAAAAGACCATTGGAATATTATAGATTAGATAATGTGAAAGATAAAAAAATAATAAATAATTTAGTTAATTTTCAAATGAATAAAATTCAAAATGATATTGAAAAAGATGAGTTTTATACTGTAAATTCGATAGAAATAGGAAATGGATTTGTTAATGATTTTTATTCATCAAAAGAATTATCGTTGATTGCAGGACTTCCTAGAAAAGAAGTAAACGGATTAAAAGTAACAAAACAAGTGGAATTTGGATTAAATACAACTGATGAAAAAATGAAAGAACCATTGGAACTAGGAAATTTAGTACAAAGTGGGAAAATATTAGAAAATTCAGAAGTAAATATTGATAAAAAAGATTTGAATAAACATATTTTTGTTGCTGGAGTAACAGGAACAGGTAAAACTACTACTTGCCAAAGAATTTTGCTTGAAAGTGGAATGCCATTTTTGGTAGTGGAACCAGCTAAAACAGAATATAGAATTATGAAACTTAGTAAAAAAACAGAAGATATGGTAATTTTTACTTTAGGTCAAGATAATATTGCACCATTTAGATTGAATCCATTCGAGTTTTTTCCACACGAAAGTTTAACTTCGAGAGTAGATATGATAAAAGCTGCTATTGAAGCCTCATTTGATATGGAAGCAGCTATACCACAATTAATTGAATCAACAATATATGAATGTTACAAAGATTATGGTTGGAATGTAAATACGAATAAGAATACAAAATTTGAAAATCCATTTGCAGATGATGTTTACGCATTTCCTACATTCAATGATATATTGAAAAAAGTGGATGCTGTAGCTGAGAAACAAGGATTTGATGAAAGATTGAAAAAAGACTATATTGGTTCAATAAAAGCTAGATTACAAAGTTTGACTCTAGGTTCAAAAGGACTTATGTTAAATACACCGAGAAGTATTGATTTTGTGGGATTATTAGATAAAAAAGTTGTTTTAGAAATAGAAGAAGTAAAAAATACTGGAGAAAAATCTTTTGTAATGGGACTTATAATGACGAATTTAAGAGAAGCATTAAGAGCAAAATATAAAGAAAATAAACATTTTAAACATATTACATTGATTGAAGAAGCACATAGACTACTTAGTAAATTTGAGCCAGGAGATTCGGTTAATAAAAAACAAGGTGTGGAAATTTTTGCTGACATGCTTGCTGAAGTTAGAAAATATGGAGAATCGTTAATAATTGCTGATCAAATTCCGAATAAATTAACTCCTGAAGTGTTGAAAAATACGAATACAAAAATAATTCATAAATTGTTTGCAGAAGATGATAAAGAATCGGTTGGAAATACAATGATTTTGGAAAAAGAACAAAAAGAATTTTTATCTAGTTTGCCAACAGGAAGAGCAGTTGTTTTTTCTCAAGGATGGTCAAAAGCAGTACAAGTTCAAATAAAATTATTGACAAATACAACTTCGGATGAAGAAGTAGATGAACAAATATTGAAAAATAGTTGCATTAATTACTATAGAGAAAATTATAGAAGAGAAATATTTTCAGAAAGTAATATTTTTGATAGGGAGCCGACTTTTGAGGAAATGAAAACTATTATAGAATTTAGCAGAAGTGACTTGCTAAGTAGTTTCAAAAATATGTATGCAGCATTGGAAAATTTTTCTATAAGGGATATAAGAGATAGATCAAATATTTTTAAAAAAGCTAATAGAGAATATGTAAAAAATATAAGAATTGCAACAGAAAATGAAAAAAATCTATTAGTAAAATATTTAAAAGAAAAATATTTTATTAAGAAAAAGCATAAACTAGAAGAAGTTAATAGAGTAGAAGAATTAGAGAAAAATATAATAGAATTTTTATCAGAAGAAATCACGGATGAAAAAATAGATGTAGAAAACCCTTTAAAAATAAAAAAAATTTGGATGGAAAAATTAGGAAAAGGAGATGAGTAA
- a CDS encoding coiled-coil domain-containing protein, with protein MNDGQTGKILNDSIEKIKGILSIIAKISTRVDGLEKRISEIEKLNNIYSPKETISDEDKKEVKEQNDLEFGNENQGIELKKENKKLEEENLDLKERLENFKNEKIKEIEEKDQRISELTEKNIELEEKNKKLEEEKNEKIDEIKKISKDLNQEKDNFDNLKIEFSNFKKGAEAEFLKLNGEIKSRDVKINDLNFKINNLLREKTNLEKNVDDLRREILSKNQAITRLENQVSSLTKDVRNRDYKISDLENDNNELKNDKNNLISRLADFKDLEELEALYSEYLKIPENDREKYDAILKPHLGKDMFLYLVTTKFSNYKDFLKNDFIENADFYAVLVKIYDYVINVMNKEYDEEVYEFVNPEIGERYNPISQIPSSNSVSNGDVARVIVKGYQRRRDKKLLYQSIVLLK; from the coding sequence ATGAATGATGGACAAACAGGAAAAATTTTAAATGATAGTATAGAGAAAATAAAAGGTATTTTATCGATTATAGCCAAAATTAGTACAAGAGTTGATGGATTAGAAAAGAGAATATCTGAAATTGAGAAATTAAATAATATTTATTCTCCAAAAGAAACGATTTCTGATGAAGATAAAAAAGAAGTAAAAGAGCAAAATGATTTAGAGTTTGGAAATGAAAATCAAGGAATCGAATTAAAAAAAGAAAATAAAAAATTAGAGGAAGAAAATCTAGATTTAAAGGAAAGATTAGAAAATTTTAAAAATGAAAAAATAAAAGAGATAGAAGAAAAAGATCAAAGAATATCAGAACTAACAGAAAAAAATATTGAATTGGAAGAAAAAAATAAAAAATTAGAAGAAGAAAAAAATGAGAAAATTGATGAAATTAAAAAAATAAGTAAAGATTTAAATCAAGAAAAAGATAATTTCGATAATTTAAAAATAGAATTTTCAAATTTTAAAAAGGGAGCAGAAGCTGAATTTTTAAAATTGAATGGAGAAATTAAATCTAGAGATGTTAAAATAAATGATTTAAACTTCAAAATAAATAATTTGTTGAGAGAAAAAACTAATTTAGAAAAAAATGTTGATGACTTAAGAAGAGAAATTCTTTCTAAAAATCAAGCGATAACTCGTTTGGAAAATCAAGTTAGTTCTTTAACAAAAGATGTGAGAAATAGAGATTATAAAATTTCAGATTTAGAAAATGATAATAATGAATTAAAAAATGATAAAAATAACTTAATATCAAGATTAGCGGATTTTAAAGATTTAGAAGAATTAGAAGCTCTTTATAGTGAGTATTTAAAAATTCCTGAAAATGATAGAGAGAAATATGATGCAATATTAAAACCACATTTGGGAAAAGATATGTTCTTATATTTGGTAACTACAAAATTTTCAAATTATAAAGATTTTTTAAAAAATGATTTTATTGAAAATGCTGATTTTTATGCTGTGTTAGTTAAAATCTATGATTATGTAATTAATGTAATGAATAAAGAGTATGACGAAGAAGTGTACGAATTTGTAAATCCTGAAATTGGTGAAAGATATAATCCAATTTCTCAAATACCATCTTCAAATAGTGTGAGCAATGGCGATGTAGCTAGAGTTATTGTGAAAGGGTATCAAAGAAGAAGAGATAAAAAATTGTTGTATCAATCTATTGTTTTATTAAAATAA
- a CDS encoding acetate and sugar kinases/Hsc70/actin family protein, producing the protein MSKKFGDERNRIQDEIERMVENIAERENCFMNDIKIKEYYKKSEYKRANLNELLESELTDINGGHWDVFENSKGSESVPFVQEENVKVYGRNPENDVEKSAIVAIDFGTKSTVAIYRDNTETVYPLEIGSNSANESYKEKNFENPTMIEFGDFEEFLRLYNAKEGRPYTEWNDLQVSHHAQNDFVNSNKPEVLNSILSDVKQWASGNRKINIKDRKNEYSIKKFLEGSEDDITPVELYAYYIGLNLNNMCNKKIFLRYVLSYPVTYEKAIREKIRLCFEKGIKKSLPITILNNEKIMKKFSVKNFNSEPFCYAATALEQYNFFNKVKDEEVFYGIFDFGGGTTDFDFGIFRKLEDDDRYSYEMESISSGGYKYLGGENILSALAYETFMSEENIENLRKGNFQISLPLNKKVPLKNYDMINETKEAKSNLIKIAEGLRFIWENSDMPDNYNDDLGELSINLLDKFSNQTTVNLIVDIDRLKNRIREMIKKGVNEFFANLISTVESKTVNEINIFLAGNSSKSEYIKEIFEAKKVEMVDGNEKFSEKVKIFPPLGTEEAEEKQREMGYVIDRNKFIPNGKTGVAYGSILLRKNGEIKTESSVEEVPFNYIVGRKRNGEFKNILDKKIGYDEWKKYIVANEIENEIYFTDNYSNLLKDVELENIKTIMIDLDDEYDDDEYIYIRSISPNKIEYCVSNSEKIKKDEYIEEPKEIDLSNE; encoded by the coding sequence TTGAGTAAAAAATTTGGCGATGAAAGAAATAGAATACAAGATGAGATAGAAAGAATGGTAGAAAATATAGCAGAAAGAGAGAATTGTTTTATGAATGATATTAAAATAAAAGAATATTATAAAAAAAGTGAATATAAAAGAGCAAATTTAAATGAATTGTTAGAGTCAGAATTAACTGATATAAATGGTGGGCATTGGGATGTTTTCGAGAATTCGAAAGGTTCAGAAAGTGTGCCTTTTGTGCAGGAAGAAAATGTAAAAGTATATGGGAGAAATCCAGAAAATGATGTAGAAAAAAGTGCAATTGTAGCGATAGATTTTGGAACGAAAAGTACAGTTGCAATTTATAGAGATAATACAGAAACTGTATATCCATTAGAAATAGGTTCGAATAGTGCGAATGAGAGTTATAAAGAAAAGAATTTTGAAAATCCTACAATGATTGAATTTGGAGATTTTGAAGAATTTTTAAGATTATATAATGCAAAAGAAGGGCGTCCTTATACTGAATGGAATGATCTTCAAGTATCGCATCATGCACAAAATGATTTTGTAAATTCAAATAAACCTGAAGTATTAAATTCAATATTGTCAGATGTAAAACAATGGGCGAGTGGAAATCGAAAGATTAATATAAAAGATAGAAAAAATGAGTATAGTATAAAAAAATTTTTAGAAGGTTCAGAAGACGATATTACTCCTGTTGAATTGTATGCTTATTACATTGGATTAAATCTTAATAATATGTGTAATAAAAAAATATTTTTAAGATATGTTTTGAGTTATCCTGTAACTTATGAAAAAGCCATAAGAGAAAAAATAAGACTATGCTTTGAAAAAGGAATAAAAAAATCATTACCTATAACGATTTTAAACAATGAAAAAATAATGAAAAAATTTTCTGTAAAAAATTTTAATAGTGAGCCATTTTGTTATGCAGCCACAGCATTAGAGCAATATAATTTTTTTAATAAGGTAAAAGATGAAGAAGTATTTTATGGTATATTTGATTTCGGTGGTGGAACAACAGATTTTGATTTTGGGATTTTTAGAAAACTTGAAGATGATGATAGATATTCATATGAAATGGAAAGTATTTCATCGGGCGGATATAAGTATTTAGGAGGAGAAAATATTTTAAGTGCATTAGCATATGAAACATTTATGTCAGAAGAAAATATTGAAAATTTGAGAAAGGGGAATTTTCAAATTTCTCTACCTTTAAACAAAAAAGTGCCATTGAAAAATTATGATATGATAAATGAAACAAAAGAAGCTAAAAGTAATTTAATAAAAATAGCTGAGGGATTAAGATTTATTTGGGAAAACAGTGATATGCCAGATAATTACAATGATGATTTAGGAGAATTGTCAATAAATTTATTGGATAAATTTTCTAATCAAACTACAGTTAATTTAATAGTGGATATTGATAGATTAAAAAATCGAATAAGAGAAATGATAAAAAAAGGAGTAAATGAGTTTTTTGCAAATCTAATTTCAACAGTAGAAAGTAAAACAGTAAATGAAATTAACATATTTCTGGCAGGAAATTCAAGTAAATCTGAATATATTAAAGAAATTTTTGAAGCAAAAAAAGTAGAAATGGTAGATGGAAATGAAAAATTTAGTGAAAAAGTAAAGATATTTCCGCCACTAGGGACAGAAGAAGCTGAAGAAAAACAAAGAGAAATGGGATATGTGATTGATAGAAATAAATTTATTCCAAATGGTAAAACAGGGGTTGCTTATGGAAGTATTTTGCTTAGAAAAAATGGAGAAATAAAAACAGAGAGTTCAGTAGAAGAAGTTCCGTTTAATTATATTGTTGGAAGAAAGAGAAATGGAGAATTTAAAAATATTTTGGATAAAAAAATCGGGTATGATGAGTGGAAAAAATATATTGTAGCAAATGAGATAGAAAATGAAATTTACTTTACAGATAATTATTCTAACTTATTGAAAGATGTTGAATTAGAAAATATAAAAACAATTATGATTGATTTAGATGATGAATATGATGATGACGAATATATCTATATAAGAAGTATTTCTCCAAATAAAATTGAGTATTGCGTTTCTAATAGTGAAAAAATAAAAAAAGATGAATATATAGAAGAGCCAAAAGAGATAGATTTATCAAATGAATAG
- the relB gene encoding type II toxin-antitoxin system RelB family antitoxin — MSVISIRFNDEEEKVIKKFIESKGFSVSQYIKDLIFEKIEDEYDLEICKEYLKAKEEGKLVTIPFEEAAKEWDLE, encoded by the coding sequence ATGTCTGTAATTTCAATTAGATTTAATGATGAAGAGGAAAAAGTAATAAAAAAATTTATTGAAAGTAAAGGATTTTCGGTATCTCAATATATTAAAGATCTGATATTTGAGAAAATAGAAGATGAATATGATTTGGAAATATGTAAAGAATATTTAAAAGCAAAGGAAGAAGGGAAGTTAGTAACAATTCCATTTGAGGAGGCAGCTAAAGAATGGGATTTAGAGTAG
- a CDS encoding type II toxin-antitoxin system RelE family toxin, with product MGFRVEILEELNKKIKKLDKSTKRTLYSYIKKNLVDVENPRIKGKALTGNLKGLWRYRIMDYRLIVDIQDEILVIVAIDFGHRSKIYK from the coding sequence ATGGGATTTAGAGTAGAAATTTTGGAAGAGTTAAATAAGAAAATAAAAAAGTTAGATAAATCTACTAAACGAACGCTATATTCATATATAAAAAAGAATCTTGTAGATGTGGAAAATCCAAGAATAAAAGGAAAAGCATTAACAGGAAATTTAAAAGGGCTTTGGCGGTATAGAATAATGGATTATAGGCTTATTGTGGATATTCAAGATGAAATTTTGGTAATAGTAGCTATTGACTTTGGACATAGAAGTAAGATTTACAAATAA
- a CDS encoding acetate and sugar kinases/Hsc70/actin family protein, which translates to MDIREVRKIKVGLGENTTDKFIEDINVYVEIDKYRFNGQTYENEIEDINKGSWDVFDDLDEEGNLCFTEEEESEIIEIEDEIYARNPKYDIVESGVVGIDFGTKSTVVVSYRDDNAGINNSKTLPIRISGNMNDIERTENYENATIIHFSDLERFIKWYNLFKGRPYTFYEDIQVSLEAENELKRNTEDFDINEFMLDLKQWASSKNKKKKIRDEEGFLHTINGYLDLKEGEFDPIEIYAYYIGCRINNMAQYSIFLEYYLSFPVTYELEVKNRILNSFRKGIMKSLPNSILNDEEVMKRFRVVFGASEPASYAITALKKFCVEPDLENEIGYSVFDFGGGTTDFSYGIYREKENSRKYDYEIQELESGGDKYLGGENLLSLIAFDVFLQNREKLVNGKYFISLPANKKSEIGFETFVSEASQAEYNMKKMMEAMRDYWEGKLEESLKDSGKVTVYLSNKENQYKNEELDVDYDRLDEILKKNIYGGIISFLEKFDIVFKNKKLKEIYIFLAGNSSKSKFVEEIFENELTEEFKQKYNIILKNAYSIEEETEGKVIGLNSKTGVAFGLVELREGNGEVEYIPFRNIAKNEEINFKYCLGYSKKRRFIPVINFNTKYNEWIKYDDVEDEKIIEVLYSGNTRAEGKEFPASECSRIRILVQDDDKGSLFIRLKNPSTIEYVICEDVEKIDKGKIVEREL; encoded by the coding sequence ATGGATATTAGAGAAGTTAGGAAAATAAAAGTGGGATTGGGAGAAAATACGACAGATAAATTTATAGAAGATATTAATGTATATGTAGAAATAGATAAATATAGATTTAATGGGCAAACGTATGAAAATGAAATTGAAGATATAAATAAAGGAAGTTGGGATGTTTTTGATGACTTAGATGAAGAAGGAAATTTATGTTTTACTGAAGAAGAAGAGAGTGAAATTATAGAAATAGAAGATGAAATTTATGCTAGAAATCCTAAATATGACATTGTTGAATCAGGAGTAGTTGGAATAGATTTTGGAACAAAAAGTACAGTTGTTGTATCTTATCGAGATGATAATGCAGGGATTAACAATAGTAAAACTTTGCCAATTAGAATTTCTGGAAATATGAATGATATTGAAAGAACCGAAAATTATGAAAATGCTACAATTATTCATTTTAGTGATTTAGAAAGATTTATTAAGTGGTATAATTTATTTAAAGGAAGACCTTATACATTTTATGAAGATATCCAAGTATCATTAGAAGCAGAAAATGAATTGAAAAGAAATACAGAAGATTTTGATATTAATGAATTTATGTTAGATTTGAAACAATGGGCCTCTAGTAAAAATAAAAAGAAAAAAATTAGAGATGAAGAAGGATTTTTGCATACGATAAATGGGTATTTGGATTTGAAAGAAGGAGAATTTGATCCGATAGAAATTTATGCTTACTACATTGGTTGTAGAATTAATAATATGGCACAATATTCGATATTTTTGGAATATTATCTTTCGTTTCCAGTAACTTATGAATTGGAAGTAAAAAATCGGATATTGAATAGTTTTAGAAAAGGAATTATGAAATCATTACCGAATTCAATTTTGAATGATGAAGAAGTTATGAAAAGATTTAGAGTAGTTTTTGGAGCGAGTGAACCTGCTTCTTATGCGATTACTGCATTGAAAAAGTTTTGTGTGGAACCAGATTTGGAAAATGAAATTGGATATTCAGTGTTTGATTTTGGTGGTGGAACAACTGATTTTTCTTATGGAATTTATCGTGAAAAGGAAAATTCGAGAAAATATGATTATGAGATACAGGAATTAGAAAGTGGAGGAGATAAATATTTAGGTGGAGAAAATTTGTTGTCGTTAATTGCATTTGATGTATTTTTGCAAAATAGAGAAAAATTAGTAAATGGTAAATATTTTATCTCATTACCTGCGAATAAAAAATCAGAAATAGGATTTGAAACATTTGTGTCAGAAGCTAGTCAAGCAGAATATAATATGAAAAAAATGATGGAAGCGATGCGAGATTATTGGGAAGGAAAATTGGAAGAAAGTTTGAAGGATTCGGGGAAAGTAACTGTTTATCTTTCAAATAAAGAAAATCAATATAAAAATGAAGAACTTGATGTAGATTATGATAGATTAGATGAAATTTTGAAGAAAAATATTTATGGAGGAATTATTTCATTTTTAGAAAAATTTGATATAGTATTTAAAAATAAGAAATTAAAAGAAATTTATATTTTCTTGGCAGGAAATTCTTCAAAAAGTAAATTTGTGGAAGAAATATTTGAAAATGAATTAACAGAGGAATTTAAACAAAAATACAATATCATTTTAAAAAATGCTTATTCGATAGAAGAAGAAACAGAAGGAAAAGTTATAGGTTTAAACTCAAAAACAGGAGTAGCTTTTGGATTGGTGGAATTGAGAGAAGGTAACGGAGAAGTAGAATATATTCCATTTAGAAATATTGCAAAAAATGAAGAAATTAATTTTAAATATTGTCTTGGATATAGTAAAAAGAGAAGATTTATTCCAGTTATTAATTTTAACACAAAATACAACGAGTGGATAAAATATGATGATGTGGAAGATGAAAAAATAATAGAAGTACTTTATTCAGGAAATACAAGAGCAGAAGGAAAAGAATTTCCAGCTTCAGAGTGTTCAAGAATAAGAATTTTAGTGCAAGATGATGACAAAGGAAGTCTTTTTATCAGATTAAAAAATCCAAGTACGATTGAATATGTAATTTGTGAAGATGTTGAGAAGATTGATAAAGGGAAAATTGTAGAGAGAGAGTTGTAA